A genomic segment from Corythoichthys intestinalis isolate RoL2023-P3 chromosome 2, ASM3026506v1, whole genome shotgun sequence encodes:
- the wfdc2 gene encoding WAP four-disulfide core domain protein 3, giving the protein MEKSTVCALVLALSAIVQFNTVFTQDSKSNLTGILPKAGQCPRLLKVLPSKKGCACDEDCPEDHKCCVFDCGAVCVPPSFSKPGLCPRRNWGSGMCAEFCSDDSDCPNEQKCCHNGCGHECIAPYKVKPGRCTLPQGTPMCAEYCYHDGQCPAEQKCCRTTCGHACSQPC; this is encoded by the exons ATGGAGAAGTCTACAGTTTGTGCATTGGTTCTAGCTCTAAGTGCAATTGTGCAATTTAACACAGTTTTTACTCAGGATTCTAAGAGCAATCTAACAG GCATTCTTCCAAAAGCGGGCCAATGTCCTCGTCTACTTAAGGTGCTGCCATCAAAGAAAGGGTGTGCATGTGATGAAGACTGCCCTGAAGACCATAAGTGCTGTGTCTTTGACTGTGGAGCTGTCTGTGTCCCTCCTTCTTTCA gtAAGCCAGGGTTGTGTCCTCGGAGAAACTGGGGCTCTGGAATGTGTGCCGAGTTTTGCTCTGATGACAGTGACTGTCCCAATGAGCAGAAATGCTGCCACAACGGATGCGGACATGAGTGCATTGCACCGTACAAAG TGAAGCCAGGCCGCTGCACTCTACCCCAAGGAACTCCTATGTGTGCGGAGTACTGCTACCATGATGGCCAGTGTCCAGCTGAGCAAAAATGCTGCAGGACAACCTGTGGTCATGCTTGCAGTCAGCCCTGCTGA